In Ovis aries strain OAR_USU_Benz2616 breed Rambouillet chromosome 14, ARS-UI_Ramb_v3.0, whole genome shotgun sequence, a single genomic region encodes these proteins:
- the LOC101111695 gene encoding phospholipase A2 inhibitor and Ly6/PLAUR domain-containing protein-like isoform X1 yields the protein MKPSMKPETFLLASALLYTLLGLGYPLSCEVCVGDGPSCTGKLQTCAPDEDSCIIVVTETNRKASLAVTSYKGCAKSSECESGLFGITMNPENYMGSRRRCCQKDGCNQDPLPAFVRNHTENGLRCPSCIAAFTETCTASEEALCVGEETRCVALSGLVQPAGVKFAARGCGMETACHTKPGTLVPSGARLFTIKKTSCL from the exons atgaAGCCTTCCATGAAACCCGAGACCTTCCTGCTGGCCTCCGCTCTGCTCTACACCCTCCTGGGTCTGG GGTACCCACTGAGCTGTGAGGTGTGTGTCGGTGACGGTCCCAGTTGCACTGGGAAACTGCAGACTTGCGCCCCGGATGAGGACTCCTGCATCATTGTCGTGACCGAGACCAACAGAA AGGCCTCCTTGGCGGTGACCAGCTACAAGGGGTGTGCGAAATCCAGCGAGTGTGAGTCAGGACTCTTCGGCATCACCATGAACCCTGAGAACTACATGGGCTCCAGGAGGCGCTGCTGCCAGAAGGATGGCTGCAACCAGGACCCCCTGCCCG CATTCGTGAGAAACCACACAGAGAATGGCCTTCGCTGTCCTTCCTGCATCGCTGCCTTTACGGAAACATGCACTGCCAGTGAGGAAGCACTCTGCGTTGGCGAGGAAACCCGCTGTGTCGCCCTGTCTGGCCTTGTGCAGCCTG CAGGTGTCAAATTCGCTGCCCGGGGCTGTGGTATGGAGACCGCCTGCCACACCAAACCCGGAACCCTGGTGCCCTCAGGCGCTCGTTTGTTCACCATCAAGAAGACCAGCTGTCTTTGA
- the LOC101111695 gene encoding phospholipase A2 inhibitor and Ly6/PLAUR domain-containing protein-like isoform X2: MKPSMKPETFLLASALLYTLLGLGYPLSCEVCVGDGPSCTGKLQTCAPDEDSCIIVVTETNRKASLAVTSYKGCAKSSECESGLFGITMNPENYMGSRRRCCQKDGCNQDPLPAFVRNHTENGLRCPSCIAAFTETCTASEEALCVGEETRCVALSGLVQPGVKFAARGCGMETACHTKPGTLVPSGARLFTIKKTSCL; the protein is encoded by the exons atgaAGCCTTCCATGAAACCCGAGACCTTCCTGCTGGCCTCCGCTCTGCTCTACACCCTCCTGGGTCTGG GGTACCCACTGAGCTGTGAGGTGTGTGTCGGTGACGGTCCCAGTTGCACTGGGAAACTGCAGACTTGCGCCCCGGATGAGGACTCCTGCATCATTGTCGTGACCGAGACCAACAGAA AGGCCTCCTTGGCGGTGACCAGCTACAAGGGGTGTGCGAAATCCAGCGAGTGTGAGTCAGGACTCTTCGGCATCACCATGAACCCTGAGAACTACATGGGCTCCAGGAGGCGCTGCTGCCAGAAGGATGGCTGCAACCAGGACCCCCTGCCCG CATTCGTGAGAAACCACACAGAGAATGGCCTTCGCTGTCCTTCCTGCATCGCTGCCTTTACGGAAACATGCACTGCCAGTGAGGAAGCACTCTGCGTTGGCGAGGAAACCCGCTGTGTCGCCCTGTCTGGCCTTGTGCAGCCTG GTGTCAAATTCGCTGCCCGGGGCTGTGGTATGGAGACCGCCTGCCACACCAAACCCGGAACCCTGGTGCCCTCAGGCGCTCGTTTGTTCACCATCAAGAAGACCAGCTGTCTTTGA